A stretch of the Aegilops tauschii subsp. strangulata cultivar AL8/78 chromosome 4, Aet v6.0, whole genome shotgun sequence genome encodes the following:
- the LOC109762622 gene encoding uncharacterized protein: MQLPLQTRNALQAASPFQQRGGSSSSHQTRRTAAPPCLRVRASIGLPAEGILPVGLRVESLPRHVAVTIDGNSRWAQARGMPTSAGHAALQPALEETVRLSRAWGIRVLTVFAFSDQNWNRPKEEVDFAMGVFDRFIQDNVAQFVRKFALKEVKLKAQNCSNRYKINITFIAFSMPCSMYMVVPSGYCKTETHHQQEEIIMFCRDGIRLHVIGDLSRLPTYLQKTAHDAEEETRSNSQIDLMLGISYGGRADILQACKKIAQKVYNKLLRPKDIDDSLFADELQTSWTDEFPYPDLLIRTSGELRLSDFMLWQSAYTELFFTDTLWPDFGEAEYLEALMSFQSRDRRFGKRKL; the protein is encoded by the exons ATGCAGCTCCCCCTCCAAACGCGCAACGCTCTTCAAGCTGCTTCTCCCTTCCAGCAGCGAGGGGGCTCGAGCTCCTCCCACCAAACAAGGCGCACTGCAGCACCACCATGCCTACGCGTCCGCGCCAGCATCGGCCTGCCGGCCGAGGGGATCCTCCCAGTAGGGCTGCGGGTCGAGTCGCTGCCGCGTCACGTGGCGGTGACCATTGACGGGAACTCCCGGTGGGCGCAAGCACGGGGCATGCCGACGTCGGCGGGGCACGCCGCTTTGCAGCCCGCGCTGGAGGAGACGGTGCGGCTCTCACGCGCCTGGGGAATCCGCGTGCTCACTGTCTTCGCCTTCTCCGATCAGAACTGGAACCGTCCCAAGGAGGAGGTTGACTTTGCTATGGGCGTGTTCGATCGGTTCATCCAGGACAATGTCGCCCAGTTTGTAAG GAAGTTCGCTCTTAAGGAAGTTAAACTTAAGGCCCAAAACTGCTCAAACAGATACAAAATTAACATCACGTTTATAGCCTTCTCAATGCCATGCTCCATGTATATGGTGGTGCCATCCGGATACTGCAAAACCGAGACCCACCATCAACAAG AAGAGATTATTATGTTTTGTAGGGATGGGATTCGTCTACACGTAATCGGTGACTTGTCAAGGTTGCCGACTTATCTGCAGAAGACTGCACACGATGCCGAGGAGGAAACAAGAAGCAACTCACAAATCGACCTGATGCTAGGTATCAGCTACGGTGGGCGAGCGGACATCCTGCAAGCATGCAAGAAGATTGCCCAAAAGGTGTACAACAAGCTGCTCAGACCGAAGGACATCGATGATTCACTATTCGCCGACGAGCTCCAAACGAGCTGGACAGACGAGTTCCCTTACCCTGACCTACTCATCAGGACCAGCGGCGAACTAAGGCTCAGTGACTTCATGCTTTGGCAGTCTGCTTACACCGAGCTCTTCTTCACTGACACGCTCTGGCCTGATTTCGGGGAGGCTGAATATCTCGAAGCTCTTATGTCCTTCCAGAGCAGAGACAGGCGTTTTGGTAAACGAAAACTATAG